From Cellulomonas fimi ATCC 484, a single genomic window includes:
- the prpB gene encoding methylisocitrate lyase, with product MLYATPTPAEKRVALREALASGRLLRMPGAFNPLSARLIERKGFDGVYVSGAVLSAELGLPDIGLTTATEVTTRAGQVARMTGLPSLVDADTGFGEPMNVARTVQGLEDAGLAGCHIEDQVNPKRCGHLDGKDVVDDETALRRIRAAVDGRRDPHFLLVARTDARAVMGLDAAIDRARSLVDAGADAVFPEALTGPEEFAAFRAALDVPLLANMTEFGKGRLLTVQELTDLGMNIVIYPVTLLRLAMGAADAGLDEILRTGTQEGVVDRMQTRAELYDLLDYASYNQFDEDVFTFRL from the coding sequence ATGCTGTACGCGACGCCGACGCCCGCCGAGAAGCGGGTCGCGCTCCGGGAGGCCCTCGCGTCGGGGCGGCTGCTGCGGATGCCCGGCGCGTTCAACCCCCTGTCGGCGCGGCTCATCGAGCGCAAGGGCTTCGACGGCGTCTACGTGTCCGGTGCGGTGCTGTCGGCCGAGCTCGGGCTGCCGGACATCGGCCTGACGACGGCGACCGAGGTCACCACGCGCGCCGGGCAGGTCGCCCGCATGACCGGGCTGCCGTCGCTCGTCGACGCCGACACCGGGTTCGGCGAGCCCATGAACGTCGCGCGCACCGTGCAGGGCCTCGAGGACGCGGGCCTCGCGGGCTGCCACATCGAGGACCAGGTCAACCCCAAGCGGTGCGGGCACCTCGACGGCAAGGACGTCGTCGACGACGAGACCGCGCTACGGCGCATCCGTGCCGCCGTCGACGGGCGCCGCGACCCGCACTTCCTGCTCGTCGCCCGCACCGACGCGCGCGCCGTCATGGGGCTCGACGCAGCGATCGACCGCGCGCGTTCGCTCGTCGACGCGGGGGCCGACGCGGTGTTCCCCGAGGCGCTCACCGGCCCGGAGGAGTTCGCGGCGTTCCGCGCCGCGCTCGACGTGCCGCTGCTCGCCAACATGACCGAGTTCGGCAAGGGCCGGCTGCTCACCGTGCAGGAGCTCACCGACCTCGGCATGAACATCGTCATCTACCCGGTCACGCTGCTGCGCCTCGCGATGGGCGCCGCCGACGCCGGGCTCGACGAGATCCTGCGCACCGGGACGCAGGAGGGCGTCGTCGACCGCATGCAGACGCGCGCGGAGCTGTACGACCTGCTCGACTACGCGTCCTACAACCAGTTCGACGAGGACGTGTTCACCTTCCGGCTGTGA